Proteins from a single region of Halalkalibaculum roseum:
- the tatC gene encoding twin-arginine translocase subunit TatC: MSPSEERHIMTQDPPKAKAPVDRTADMSFLEHLEELRWRLIKGLGGLAVGMLVAVFFSDFLVNKVMLGPTRADFIVYQILGIDAIDLTLQSRKLPGQFFTYWGTLILMGAIIGSPILFYQLWAFVEPALESAEKWKSRLHSLFITAFFIAGVCFGYFVLVPFALQFFSQFQISDVIHNDFDINEYFSSLSMWVISCGIIFQLPVISYFLSKFGLLSPEFLRKYRRHSIVACFIMSAFLTPPDPISQIIVGVPLIFLYQLSIWVSKKGVQHREKELQKAFSGTN, from the coding sequence ATGTCCCCATCTGAAGAACGTCACATTATGACCCAGGATCCTCCCAAGGCTAAGGCCCCGGTGGATCGCACCGCTGACATGTCGTTTCTGGAGCACCTTGAAGAGTTGCGCTGGAGACTCATAAAAGGTCTCGGCGGACTCGCAGTAGGCATGCTTGTAGCGGTCTTCTTCAGTGATTTCCTGGTCAATAAGGTAATGCTCGGGCCCACCCGTGCCGATTTCATCGTTTACCAGATACTGGGAATTGATGCCATAGACTTAACCCTGCAGAGTAGAAAACTTCCGGGTCAATTTTTTACCTACTGGGGAACATTGATCCTTATGGGTGCCATTATCGGTTCACCGATTCTATTTTACCAGCTTTGGGCATTTGTAGAACCCGCCCTCGAAAGTGCTGAAAAATGGAAGAGTCGCCTGCATTCCCTATTTATCACCGCTTTTTTTATTGCAGGAGTTTGTTTCGGGTATTTTGTGCTGGTACCTTTTGCACTGCAGTTCTTCAGCCAGTTCCAGATATCCGATGTCATTCACAATGATTTTGACATCAATGAATATTTCAGTTCCCTTTCGATGTGGGTAATTTCCTGCGGTATCATATTTCAGTTACCGGTAATAAGTTACTTCCTGTCAAAATTTGGATTACTCTCGCCGGAATTCCTCCGCAAGTATCGACGCCATTCTATTGTAGCCTGCTTCATTATGTCGGCTTTCTTGACTCCACCTGACCCAATATCGCAGATCATAGTAGGAGTACCCTTGATATTCCTTTATCAGCTCTCGATTTGGGTAAGTAAGAAAGGGGTTCAGCATCGTGAAAAAGAGCTCCAAAAGGCATTTAGTGGCACCAATTAG
- a CDS encoding TlpA disulfide reductase family protein has translation MRPKTLFLLLTIVGFTLLSCSGSVEPEQVAGTYRGVLESPGGELAFPITISNSGDSLQAFSSNGADTVYYNDITVKEDSLILGFDYYDSYLRGKVNFDGSLSGNWSRRAPNGRRSVLPFRAEKGVTERYPETSPDNYNFEGNWKATFTDEDGTFPAQGKFVSQPGGKLFGTIKKETGDYRFLEGFYTDSTLTLSTFDGAHAFLFKAQLQPDGTLKGDLWSRDDYHATWTAEKGQASLRSPLQISAEEAVGNSMEFTFPNLQGDTLRADDPAFQNKPMLVYLFGSWCPNCADETNMLKEIYSEEYSNTDLQIVGLAYEFSGNFEDDAEMVNRYRKRFDIPWTLLVAGVNDKEEAADTLTFLDSVISYPTSFFVDRNHKIRAVHVGFNGPATGSTYFQEIQRFKNQLNQITN, from the coding sequence ATGCGACCAAAAACTCTTTTTTTACTTCTTACGATTGTGGGCTTTACGCTCTTGTCATGTTCCGGTTCAGTAGAACCCGAGCAGGTAGCGGGAACCTATCGCGGTGTGCTTGAAAGCCCTGGAGGTGAGCTGGCATTTCCCATCACCATTTCTAACTCCGGTGATTCCCTACAAGCTTTCAGCTCAAACGGAGCCGATACCGTTTATTACAATGACATCACTGTAAAAGAGGATTCCTTGATTTTGGGATTTGATTATTACGACTCATACCTTCGCGGAAAAGTAAATTTTGACGGATCCTTATCCGGTAATTGGAGCAGGCGTGCACCGAATGGCCGGCGATCGGTTTTGCCCTTCCGTGCTGAAAAAGGGGTTACTGAGCGGTACCCGGAAACCTCCCCCGACAATTACAACTTTGAGGGCAACTGGAAGGCTACCTTTACAGACGAAGACGGAACCTTCCCGGCTCAAGGTAAATTTGTATCACAACCGGGAGGAAAGCTGTTTGGCACTATCAAGAAAGAGACCGGGGATTACCGCTTCCTGGAAGGTTTTTATACCGATTCTACACTTACCCTCTCAACCTTTGACGGTGCTCATGCTTTTCTGTTTAAAGCACAATTACAGCCTGATGGGACACTGAAGGGAGACTTATGGTCACGGGATGACTATCATGCAACCTGGACCGCTGAAAAAGGGCAAGCATCACTGCGCAGTCCGCTACAAATTTCTGCAGAAGAAGCAGTTGGCAATTCCATGGAATTTACATTCCCAAACCTTCAGGGTGATACTCTCCGGGCTGACGATCCCGCTTTCCAAAACAAACCGATGCTCGTTTACCTCTTCGGCTCCTGGTGCCCTAATTGCGCCGACGAAACCAACATGCTGAAAGAAATTTATTCTGAAGAATACTCTAATACTGATTTGCAGATCGTGGGACTTGCCTATGAATTTAGCGGAAACTTTGAAGATGATGCCGAAATGGTTAACCGCTATCGCAAGAGGTTTGATATCCCATGGACATTACTGGTGGCAGGTGTAAACGATAAGGAGGAAGCAGCAGATACTCTCACTTTTCTGGATAGTGTCATCTCGTATCCGACCAGTTTTTTTGTAGACCGAAATCATAAAATAAGGGCAGTACACGTTGGTTTTAACGGACCAGCAACCGGCAGTACCTATTTTCAGGAAATTCAACGATTTAAAAATCAATTAAACCAGATTACCAATTAG
- a CDS encoding FKBP-type peptidyl-prolyl cis-trans isomerase, with the protein MKHFKHLALILLALFLLQSCGQDPTGPDYSNAPAPYDTTSAVSSTTSEDGLKIYVIEEGYGAFEVVSRDQVRIRFTGRTADGRIFDSSYANGFSTPRTFRNLTPVPINDGFSQISPLIDGFRRGLLGMRQGEKRTVVIPPELGYGDSREGTNGFDLRNDTLIFDIELVEILSLQ; encoded by the coding sequence ATGAAACACTTTAAGCATCTAGCATTAATTTTACTCGCGCTATTCTTGCTACAGTCTTGTGGTCAGGATCCTACAGGTCCGGATTATAGCAATGCACCTGCACCCTATGATACGACTAGTGCCGTCAGCAGTACTACATCAGAAGACGGACTTAAAATCTACGTCATTGAAGAGGGTTATGGTGCGTTTGAAGTGGTTAGCCGTGACCAGGTGAGAATCAGATTTACAGGCAGAACAGCAGACGGAAGAATTTTTGACAGTTCCTATGCCAACGGATTTTCGACTCCCCGCACTTTTCGAAATCTGACGCCGGTACCCATAAATGACGGATTTAGTCAGATATCTCCGCTTATTGACGGATTTCGTCGCGGACTTCTGGGTATGAGACAGGGTGAGAAGCGAACGGTTGTTATCCCGCCCGAACTGGGCTACGGCGACAGCCGTGAAGGAACCAATGGCTTCGACCTGAGGAATGACACCCTTATTTTTGATATTGAACTGGTAGAGATTCTGAGCCTTCAATAA
- a CDS encoding GIY-YIG nuclease family protein yields MGYYDYNGKVGYVYILSNYNRNIFYIGVTSNLEGRIRDHKNNEGSKFTKKYNLKFLVYYEEFPNIVDAILREKQLKNWHHEWKVNLIKKLNPSMKDLALNILL; encoded by the coding sequence TTGGGTTATTACGATTACAATGGAAAGGTTGGTTATGTTTATATCCTATCAAACTACAATCGGAATATATTTTATATCGGTGTAACCAGTAATTTAGAAGGGAGAATAAGGGATCATAAAAACAATGAAGGCTCAAAATTCACTAAAAAGTATAATTTAAAGTTCTTGGTCTACTATGAAGAGTTCCCCAACATTGTTGATGCAATTCTTCGGGAAAAACAACTAAAAAATTGGCATCATGAATGGAAGGTGAACCTAATAAAGAAGCTTAATCCCTCAATGAAAGATTTGGCTTTAAATATTTTGTTATAA
- the alr gene encoding alanine racemase translates to MKRDSVITIDLSTIRHNLKVIRKLAGSDAGVMPVVKANAYGHGSVKVAEALQNEVDWFAVNSVDEGIELRDHGIDLPILVFCVPNSETANLYTNFNLTATISELSHFGFLPAGTEYHLNFDTGMGRLGIQGDRVDEAVLEMEKHSALICTGIYSHFATSDVPGSEMVEAQLKRFKKIRIRFPDHLFTHIANTGGAVFYKNTTFDLIRPGIGIYGYSPAENVIQGLKPALSWSSKLVQVNPIRKGDSVSYGAHWEAPRDGFVGVIPVGYEDGLKRVLSGKIRIGIGGKEYRQVGNITMNYCMVFLDQDRHDAGTGVELLSSSKNDLSNWAELAGTIPYEILTSLLPKIPRVYE, encoded by the coding sequence ATGAAACGAGATTCAGTAATAACCATTGATCTGTCGACTATTCGGCATAATCTGAAGGTGATCAGGAAGCTTGCCGGTTCCGATGCCGGTGTGATGCCGGTTGTAAAGGCAAATGCGTATGGACATGGAAGTGTAAAAGTCGCAGAAGCCCTGCAAAACGAAGTTGATTGGTTTGCGGTCAATTCTGTTGATGAAGGCATTGAACTGCGCGACCACGGTATTGATCTTCCTATTCTGGTTTTTTGTGTACCCAATAGTGAAACGGCCAATCTGTATACCAATTTCAACCTGACCGCTACGATTAGTGAATTAAGTCATTTTGGCTTCCTGCCGGCCGGAACTGAGTATCATCTGAACTTTGATACGGGTATGGGACGACTAGGAATCCAGGGAGATAGGGTTGATGAGGCTGTCCTTGAGATGGAAAAACATTCAGCACTGATTTGTACCGGTATCTATTCTCATTTTGCGACTTCAGATGTCCCCGGTTCGGAGATGGTGGAGGCTCAGCTTAAACGTTTTAAGAAGATCAGAATTCGGTTTCCGGATCATCTTTTCACTCATATAGCAAATACAGGTGGTGCCGTTTTTTATAAGAATACAACCTTTGACCTGATCCGACCCGGTATAGGTATTTACGGTTATTCTCCTGCTGAAAATGTAATTCAGGGCCTAAAGCCTGCCCTGAGTTGGTCAAGCAAACTTGTTCAGGTAAATCCAATTCGTAAGGGCGATAGTGTGAGCTATGGCGCTCATTGGGAAGCACCCCGTGACGGATTTGTAGGTGTGATTCCGGTTGGATATGAAGATGGCTTGAAGAGGGTGTTGAGCGGAAAGATTCGTATCGGCATCGGAGGCAAAGAGTACCGGCAGGTGGGGAATATTACTATGAATTACTGCATGGTATTTCTGGATCAGGACCGGCATGATGCGGGCACGGGTGTAGAGTTACTGAGTTCTTCAAAGAATGATCTCAGCAACTGGGCCGAACTGGCTGGCACTATTCCTTACGAGATATTGACATCTCTATTGCCAAAGATACCTCGGGTCTATGAGTAG
- a CDS encoding phytoene desaturase family protein, with protein sequence MNKYDIIVIGSGHNGLVTACYLAKAGYSVCVLERRETIGGAVSTETMFRSEQFPKGFRMDVGSSVHIMIHQTGILEELELENYGLEYIEMDPIMSYPLPEGEGVIHFFKDLERTLNSIGKVAPEDVQNYREFVDFWGRVNEGVLKTFMVPPKGKNIVSEMARGQIKNGSMFKKGEQMSSLQKILSSYGKVVDDAFENEHLKAAVMWFAAQSGPTPDHPATGDFAGWQSMLHQSGAKHPRGGSGMLTQAMANYLEARGSKVIPASPVKKVLIESGKAKGVKTESGEEYRADTIISNAHVQTTMMKLVGKEHLEPSMYKKVENINVGNGFGMVIRCAVEELPRYTACPDDPYIHNGMQLLAPSVQYMNNAIGDYLKGKPPENPAVLAMTFSEIDEDVAPSGGHTLFAWAQWHPYELQNNLHWDDIREKEAQKIYDVVTRYAPNMKDKLIDWYIQSPLDIERKHGLLKGNVMHVEMSFDQMFMFRPIPEMSNYKTPIENLYLSSASCHPGGGVFGAAGYNAANVVLKDLKKKNWFSF encoded by the coding sequence ATGAATAAATACGACATCATAGTCATCGGTTCAGGGCATAATGGCTTGGTTACAGCTTGTTACCTGGCCAAGGCGGGTTATTCGGTCTGTGTTTTGGAACGGCGCGAGACCATCGGAGGTGCCGTGTCAACAGAAACGATGTTCCGGTCGGAGCAATTCCCTAAGGGATTCAGAATGGACGTTGGTTCTTCTGTACATATTATGATACATCAGACCGGTATTCTGGAAGAGCTGGAACTGGAGAACTACGGACTGGAATACATTGAAATGGATCCGATAATGTCGTATCCGCTACCGGAAGGAGAGGGAGTGATTCACTTCTTCAAAGATCTTGAACGTACCCTGAATTCTATTGGGAAAGTTGCCCCGGAAGATGTGCAGAACTACAGGGAATTTGTTGATTTCTGGGGTAGGGTGAATGAAGGGGTGTTGAAGACGTTCATGGTGCCGCCCAAAGGAAAGAATATTGTTTCAGAGATGGCCCGCGGGCAGATCAAAAACGGGTCGATGTTTAAAAAAGGTGAGCAGATGAGCAGCCTTCAGAAAATTCTAAGCAGCTATGGTAAAGTAGTTGACGATGCTTTTGAAAATGAGCATCTAAAGGCTGCTGTAATGTGGTTTGCGGCTCAGTCGGGACCGACACCCGATCACCCGGCAACCGGCGATTTTGCTGGCTGGCAGTCCATGCTGCACCAAAGCGGGGCCAAGCATCCTCGGGGAGGCAGCGGAATGCTTACCCAGGCCATGGCCAATTACCTGGAAGCACGCGGTTCGAAGGTGATACCCGCTTCTCCCGTTAAAAAAGTTCTTATTGAGTCCGGGAAGGCAAAAGGTGTCAAGACAGAAAGCGGTGAAGAATATCGTGCAGATACCATCATCTCCAATGCGCACGTACAGACAACGATGATGAAGCTTGTAGGTAAAGAACACCTGGAACCATCGATGTACAAAAAAGTTGAAAATATAAATGTCGGTAACGGCTTCGGGATGGTAATACGGTGTGCGGTTGAAGAGTTGCCGAGATATACGGCCTGTCCGGATGATCCTTACATACACAATGGTATGCAGCTATTAGCCCCATCCGTTCAGTATATGAATAATGCCATTGGAGATTACCTTAAAGGGAAACCGCCGGAGAATCCGGCTGTACTGGCCATGACATTCTCGGAAATTGATGAGGATGTAGCTCCCAGTGGGGGACACACCCTATTTGCATGGGCACAATGGCATCCTTATGAGCTTCAAAATAACTTACACTGGGATGACATCCGCGAGAAGGAAGCGCAGAAAATTTACGATGTTGTAACGCGCTATGCTCCCAATATGAAAGACAAACTGATTGACTGGTATATTCAAAGCCCCCTGGATATTGAACGCAAGCATGGTTTACTCAAAGGAAATGTGATGCATGTAGAGATGAGTTTTGACCAGATGTTTATGTTCCGTCCCATCCCAGAGATGAGCAATTACAAAACCCCTATAGAAAATCTGTATCTTTCTTCTGCTTCTTGTCACCCTGGAGGAGGTGTGTTCGGTGCTGCCGGCTATAATGCTGCCAATGTAGTTTTGAAGGATCTGAAGAAGAAAAACTGGTTCTCATTTTGA
- the sppA gene encoding signal peptide peptidase SppA — MKFFQTLIAATLGTLIALFLVFIVLFITLSSTSSEPEPYIRDNTVLKLELSGTLPAQARTNPFDELFSQAGNNKVSLETLKENLAKAKSHDKIQGVWLEIDFMSEGWANLEEAHRMISAFRDSSDKFVYASTNDLGLNEQGYYLATAADSIFSPPESFFEFDGFYNQVTFLTGLFEKIGIEAQVSRSGKYKSAVEPYIRKDLSEESKYQLREILNKTSGTFVNAVSQKTGKSPSEINGLMNSEPKLNSSFGYQNGLIDSLIYADQVEAQIKRRLGLEESATLQTVSNKRYARVTQETAGLEGNNTSDRIAVIYASGPILPEISSNSPFDNEQYITTGFFEKQLEDIREDDNVKALVVRINSPGGSGSTSDAIWRMLQETKKEIPVIVSMGPVAASGGYYIAMAADSIVADPTTITGSIGVFATKLNTKQLFNEELGITFDEVKSHDYADWLLPTNDFTDSEEKAFNDYVNRFYDTFITKVAEARGMTKEQVDSVAQGRVWTGEAAKEQNLVDVIGGMDTAMGIAAQKAGIEAYDVVTYPKPKDLYQLLMGSAQTQAKAMIGESWFGTPYAQDVAKKLSILKQQRALALFPYEITIQ, encoded by the coding sequence ATGAAATTTTTCCAAACCCTGATTGCAGCAACCTTAGGTACCCTGATTGCTCTTTTTCTCGTATTTATTGTCCTATTTATAACGCTATCGAGCACCTCATCAGAGCCTGAACCTTATATCAGAGATAATACGGTGCTTAAACTGGAACTCAGTGGGACACTCCCTGCACAAGCCAGAACCAATCCTTTTGATGAGCTCTTCAGCCAGGCAGGGAATAATAAGGTGTCTCTTGAAACATTAAAAGAGAATCTTGCCAAAGCAAAATCGCACGATAAGATTCAGGGAGTTTGGTTGGAAATTGACTTTATGTCGGAGGGCTGGGCCAACCTCGAAGAAGCACATCGTATGATCTCAGCTTTTCGCGACAGCTCCGATAAATTTGTGTATGCCAGTACTAATGATCTGGGCTTAAATGAGCAGGGTTACTATCTCGCTACCGCTGCCGACTCAATCTTTTCTCCGCCTGAATCGTTCTTTGAATTCGACGGGTTTTACAACCAGGTTACTTTCCTGACAGGTCTCTTCGAAAAAATAGGAATTGAAGCTCAGGTAAGCCGGAGCGGCAAGTACAAAAGCGCTGTTGAACCTTATATCAGGAAGGACTTGTCGGAAGAGAGCAAGTACCAGTTAAGGGAGATCCTAAATAAGACCAGCGGTACTTTTGTGAATGCAGTGAGCCAAAAAACAGGCAAATCACCCTCAGAGATCAACGGACTAATGAATTCAGAACCAAAGCTGAATTCAAGTTTCGGTTACCAAAACGGGCTGATCGATTCCCTGATCTATGCTGACCAGGTTGAAGCACAAATCAAGCGTCGGCTTGGACTTGAAGAGTCGGCAACCCTGCAAACAGTATCAAATAAACGCTATGCTCGTGTAACACAAGAGACGGCTGGACTGGAAGGCAACAATACGAGTGATCGCATTGCAGTCATTTATGCATCCGGACCAATTCTACCGGAAATCAGCTCAAACTCTCCATTTGATAACGAGCAGTACATCACGACAGGCTTTTTTGAAAAACAACTCGAAGACATTCGTGAAGATGATAATGTGAAGGCACTGGTAGTGCGTATCAACAGTCCCGGTGGTTCCGGCAGCACCTCTGACGCCATATGGCGGATGCTGCAAGAAACTAAGAAGGAGATCCCTGTGATTGTTTCCATGGGTCCGGTCGCTGCTTCCGGCGGGTATTATATTGCAATGGCCGCAGATAGTATCGTGGCTGATCCGACCACTATTACGGGATCTATCGGCGTCTTTGCTACCAAACTGAATACCAAACAGCTCTTCAACGAAGAACTGGGCATTACTTTCGATGAGGTAAAGTCGCATGATTATGCCGATTGGCTGCTGCCAACCAATGATTTTACGGATTCTGAAGAGAAAGCCTTCAATGATTACGTTAACCGGTTCTATGATACCTTCATCACGAAAGTTGCTGAAGCCCGGGGCATGACCAAGGAACAGGTCGACAGTGTGGCACAAGGTAGGGTGTGGACCGGTGAGGCTGCCAAAGAACAAAACCTGGTGGATGTTATTGGAGGGATGGATACTGCTATGGGCATCGCTGCACAGAAAGCCGGTATTGAGGCGTATGATGTAGTCACTTATCCCAAACCCAAGGACCTATACCAGCTGTTGATGGGATCTGCCCAGACGCAGGCAAAAGCTATGATCGGGGAGTCCTGGTTTGGTACTCCTTACGCACAAGATGTCGCTAAAAAGCTGTCCATATTGAAACAGCAACGAGCTCTTGCACTCTTCCCTTATGAAATAACCATACAGTAA
- a CDS encoding MBL fold metallo-hydrolase, producing MKLGRFSIEQLSEGRFEVFSDGTINREPIDQSKQDDSKLRKSGDSARIGINPILLSDEKYKILLDTGLGWGLDAGSQYKNVSNVASNLDIFDLKPADITHVILSHLHYDHAAGSSYTNEESVTCATFPNAQYFVQRSEWEYALKEQFAEHSLKGCDYNLDDLYRLVAENRFNFLDEDKVEIIEGIEIIRTGGHTPGHQAVRIQESGQTGYYLGDLLPSEHHLNQYSMRQMDFKPLTAKKMKIQLLRNAFEEEAVLLFYHSLYSSMGRLEKDDNKKYVLKEPN from the coding sequence ATGAAATTAGGTCGTTTCTCCATTGAACAGTTAAGTGAGGGTCGATTTGAAGTTTTTTCTGATGGCACTATTAACCGAGAACCTATAGACCAATCCAAGCAGGATGACAGCAAATTGAGGAAGTCGGGTGATTCAGCCCGTATCGGTATCAATCCCATTTTGCTGTCGGATGAGAAATATAAAATTCTGTTGGATACCGGTTTGGGTTGGGGATTGGATGCAGGCAGCCAATACAAGAATGTCTCCAATGTAGCCAGCAACCTCGACATCTTCGACCTGAAACCGGCAGATATCACACATGTGATTCTCAGTCACTTGCATTATGATCATGCAGCAGGTTCATCCTATACCAATGAAGAGTCGGTAACCTGCGCTACCTTTCCCAATGCTCAATATTTTGTGCAACGAAGTGAGTGGGAGTATGCCCTGAAGGAACAATTTGCTGAACATAGTCTAAAGGGCTGTGACTACAACCTTGATGACCTTTACCGTTTAGTAGCCGAAAATCGTTTCAATTTTTTGGATGAGGATAAAGTCGAAATTATAGAGGGTATTGAAATCATTCGAACCGGAGGCCATACACCCGGTCACCAGGCAGTTCGTATTCAGGAAAGCGGTCAAACGGGTTACTACCTGGGCGATCTGCTGCCGAGCGAGCACCACCTCAATCAGTATTCCATGCGGCAGATGGATTTTAAGCCGCTGACAGCCAAAAAAATGAAGATCCAGCTGCTAAGAAATGCCTTCGAAGAGGAAGCTGTACTTCTCTTCTATCACTCACTCTATTCAAGTATGGGAAGGCTGGAAAAAGATGACAACAAGAAATACGTTCTAAAGGAGCCGAATTGA
- the rho gene encoding transcription termination factor Rho: MSDNQTDGVTKEDIDSLPQRTVKDLQQIAREQGIKPTGLRKKELVERIEKALKGEDKELQQPDQANAQQDGTQHTQPYDTPDSRDSRKNSNNRSRNKKSGGKRKGKKKKSVHDILPESDAPTLEERLEEIEPDLGPFLIQEGTLEILPDGYGFLRSVNYNYKASPDDIYVSPSQIKRFRLKQGDCVIGIIRPPKVGERYFALLRVDGVNGKIPHDMDNREDFEDLLPIYPDERFDLEHKSNEYTTRIINLFAPLGKGQRGLIVAQPKTGKTTILRNIANAVNDNNPNTKVIILLIDERPEEVTEMERTVQNAEVVASTFDERPENHVGLSEIVFEKAKRLVESGHDVLMLMDSITRLARAYNICAPTSGRTMSGGIDSEALKAPRQLFSSARNIENGGSLSILATALVQTGSRMDDLIFEEFKGTGNMEVVLDRSLADRRIFPAIDIFKSGTRREELIVPDAEREKVVLLRRYLNRMNAFEAMEFLKEKMKGTKNNEEFLISMNKE; encoded by the coding sequence ATGTCGGATAACCAAACCGATGGAGTAACCAAAGAAGATATTGATTCGTTACCTCAGAGAACGGTAAAAGATCTGCAGCAGATTGCACGCGAGCAGGGTATTAAACCTACGGGTCTTCGAAAAAAGGAACTTGTGGAACGTATTGAAAAAGCCTTAAAGGGAGAGGATAAGGAACTTCAACAGCCTGATCAGGCAAATGCCCAACAAGACGGCACCCAGCATACTCAGCCTTACGACACTCCCGATAGCCGTGATTCCCGAAAAAACAGCAACAACCGTTCACGAAATAAAAAGTCAGGGGGGAAGCGAAAGGGCAAAAAGAAAAAGAGTGTTCACGATATCCTACCGGAGTCGGATGCACCCACTTTAGAGGAGCGCCTCGAAGAAATTGAACCTGACCTGGGACCTTTTCTCATCCAGGAGGGAACCCTTGAAATATTGCCTGATGGATACGGGTTTCTGAGATCAGTGAATTATAATTATAAGGCGAGTCCGGATGATATCTATGTCTCCCCATCACAGATAAAACGTTTTCGTTTAAAACAGGGGGATTGTGTGATCGGTATTATCAGACCTCCTAAAGTTGGAGAGCGATATTTTGCCCTGCTTCGTGTAGACGGTGTAAACGGTAAAATTCCTCATGACATGGATAACCGGGAAGATTTTGAAGATCTTCTTCCCATCTATCCCGATGAACGTTTTGATCTTGAGCATAAATCGAACGAGTATACCACGAGGATTATCAATCTGTTTGCGCCCCTTGGTAAGGGACAGCGGGGACTTATCGTTGCCCAGCCAAAAACCGGTAAAACAACGATATTGCGCAATATTGCCAATGCGGTAAATGATAATAATCCGAATACTAAGGTTATTATCCTGCTCATTGACGAGCGCCCTGAAGAGGTTACCGAAATGGAGCGCACTGTTCAGAACGCAGAAGTGGTTGCTTCTACTTTTGACGAGCGTCCGGAAAATCATGTGGGACTCTCAGAAATTGTATTTGAAAAGGCCAAGCGCCTGGTTGAAAGTGGCCACGATGTACTGATGCTGATGGACTCAATCACTCGTCTGGCCCGTGCCTATAATATTTGTGCCCCTACGTCAGGTCGAACTATGTCGGGTGGTATCGATTCTGAAGCATTGAAAGCTCCGAGACAGCTTTTCAGCTCCGCACGGAATATTGAAAATGGCGGAAGTCTTTCCATATTGGCGACCGCTCTTGTTCAGACCGGTTCACGGATGGATGATCTGATATTTGAAGAATTTAAAGGAACCGGTAATATGGAGGTCGTGCTGGATCGCAGTTTGGCTGACCGTCGAATTTTCCCGGCCATCGATATTTTCAAAAGCGGAACACGCCGTGAAGAGCTTATCGTACCTGATGCGGAACGTGAGAAAGTGGTACTGCTGCGCCGCTACCTAAATCGCATGAATGCATTCGAAGCGATGGAATTCCTCAAAGAAAAGATGAAAGGCACCAAAAACAACGAAGAGTTTCTCATCTCCATGAATAAGGAGTGA